One Paenibacillus riograndensis SBR5 DNA segment encodes these proteins:
- the secF gene encoding protein translocase subunit SecF, which yields MRFKKELDFVHLSRFFYIFSIAITLAGLIFLATMGLNYSVDFKAGSNVDVALSKNITLEQLKPALKELGISHEPDITLGENRVNIRYDEVLDSNQDEALKAAVTKLDDKASFEINTVDTEMAKELARNAIYSVLISCLGIIIYVSIRFEWRFALAAIVALVHDAFIVVAVFSIFRLEVDLTFIVAVLTIIGYSINDTIVIFDRIRENLRFGKQKTYEDLKVLVNKSVAQTLMRSLYTAFTVFIAAFFLLVMGGESIKMFSLAMVIGLLFGAYSSIFIASPLWLLLKKRQKQPVKSNPAKA from the coding sequence GTGCGCTTTAAGAAAGAGCTTGATTTCGTACATCTGAGCAGATTTTTCTATATTTTCTCCATTGCAATTACGTTAGCCGGTCTGATCTTTCTGGCAACCATGGGTCTGAATTACAGCGTTGATTTCAAAGCAGGCTCCAATGTGGACGTGGCGCTGTCGAAGAACATCACGCTGGAGCAGCTTAAGCCGGCTCTGAAGGAACTGGGCATCTCCCATGAGCCGGACATTACCTTAGGTGAGAACCGGGTGAACATCCGTTATGATGAAGTGCTTGACAGTAATCAGGACGAGGCTTTGAAAGCTGCGGTAACCAAGCTGGATGACAAAGCTTCCTTCGAGATCAACACCGTCGATACGGAAATGGCCAAAGAGCTGGCGCGCAATGCCATCTATTCGGTTCTAATCTCTTGTCTCGGGATTATCATTTATGTAAGTATCCGTTTTGAATGGCGGTTTGCCTTGGCTGCGATCGTGGCGCTTGTGCATGATGCTTTTATCGTCGTAGCTGTCTTTTCGATCTTCCGCCTGGAGGTTGACCTGACCTTCATTGTCGCGGTGCTGACGATCATCGGTTATTCGATCAACGATACGATTGTTATCTTTGACCGGATTCGAGAGAATCTGCGTTTTGGCAAGCAGAAGACCTATGAGGATCTTAAGGTGCTGGTTAATAAAAGTGTGGCCCAGACGCTTATGCGCTCTCTGTACACAGCCTTTACGGTATTTATTGCCGCGTTCTTCCTGCTTGTTATGGGTGGAGAATCGATCAAAATGTTCTCGCTTGCTATGGTTATCGGTTTGCTCTTCGGAGCCTACTCATCGATCTTTATCGCAAGTCCGCTCTGGCTGCTGCTGAAGAAACGCCAGAAGCAGCCCGTGAAGAGCAATCCGGCGAAAGCCTAA
- a CDS encoding post-transcriptional regulator codes for MESEEWSYEQLSDEIEAMCRSKAEEFRLLGYEYVTGKDIWDCVSRNYDKEGRPALHKLVNDIYSLKANSYMNYLTIAAYRGLNV; via the coding sequence GTGGAATCGGAAGAGTGGAGTTATGAACAGCTTAGTGATGAAATCGAAGCCATGTGCCGCAGCAAAGCGGAGGAATTTCGGCTCCTCGGCTATGAATATGTAACGGGCAAGGATATCTGGGACTGCGTCAGCCGCAATTATGACAAGGAAGGCAGACCCGCCCTGCATAAGCTGGTGAATGATATCTATTCACTCAAGGCTAATAGTTATATGAACTATTTGACTATTGCCGCTTATCGCGGTTTGAACGTATAA
- a CDS encoding cation diffusion facilitator family transporter, translated as MNDKQSPQSDKMVWTGVASDLALAAAKGTMGYLSGSKALMGDALYSGSDAAAKLAEILPFPWRREPEKKNRIAPRNPQNNKGPIIAILFSVLILMGGLQIAFSAIRDLTRGHLSAPGQTALITVLISIVVKEAVFQYQYRYFKKLGDGSHAAYADNHRFSLYTSITVFIGISLAMAGGAFNLHPLLYMDPIAALLTGCLIIRKGYSLIATSVYGKKLQELPSEEAAGFIETVQRVHGVIRVEYLQALEQGRYVNLQVKISVNPRITVMEAQDISECARKLLQHRFVHVGEVHMDVVPYDPGYPYKSNHELVDNEIPTLLQ; from the coding sequence ATGAATGACAAACAATCACCGCAAAGTGATAAAATGGTCTGGACGGGGGTTGCCAGTGATCTTGCGCTGGCTGCAGCCAAAGGAACCATGGGTTATCTTTCAGGCAGTAAGGCATTAATGGGCGATGCGTTATATTCAGGATCGGATGCAGCTGCCAAGCTGGCAGAGATTCTTCCGTTTCCGTGGCGCAGGGAACCAGAGAAGAAGAACAGGATAGCACCACGCAATCCCCAGAATAATAAAGGACCGATTATTGCCATACTTTTTTCCGTGCTGATTTTGATGGGGGGATTGCAAATTGCCTTCTCGGCGATTCGGGATCTGACCAGAGGACATCTGTCCGCACCAGGGCAGACAGCACTTATCACCGTTCTCATCTCTATTGTTGTGAAAGAGGCAGTTTTTCAGTACCAGTACCGTTATTTCAAAAAATTGGGCGATGGCAGTCATGCCGCATATGCAGATAACCACCGCTTCAGTCTATATACTTCTATCACTGTATTTATCGGGATATCACTGGCCATGGCCGGAGGGGCGTTCAACCTGCATCCGCTGCTGTACATGGACCCCATCGCAGCCCTGTTGACCGGATGTCTTATTATCCGCAAAGGCTATTCGCTTATAGCAACTTCTGTGTATGGCAAGAAGCTTCAGGAGCTTCCTTCCGAGGAGGCTGCAGGTTTCATTGAAACGGTACAGCGCGTACATGGTGTAATCCGTGTGGAATATCTGCAGGCTCTGGAGCAAGGGCGTTATGTAAATCTGCAGGTCAAAATCAGTGTGAATCCGCGCATCACAGTTATGGAGGCCCAGGACATTTCGGAATGTGCCAGAAAGCTCCTGCAGCACCGTTTTGTCCATGTGGGCGAGGTTCATATGGATGTTGTGCCGTATGATCCGGGTTATCCTTACAAAAGCAACCATGAGCTTGTAGATAATGAAATCCCTACGCTGCTTCAGTAG
- the spoVB gene encoding stage V sporulation protein B, with protein sequence MRKQSFIQGTLILLAAGIINRMLGFIPRIILPRVIGAEGVGLYQLGYPFFIVLITIITGGIPLAIAKMVAEAEGEGRPEESRRILHSGLALSLGLGVFFTLLALFSASWVSNVILTDSRVYYTFVSMTPMIAIVAVSAIYRGYFQGRQNMIPSALSSVLESVIRIVFMLWFSWLLLPRGVAYAAAGAMLGVTVGEIVGMLALLWQYYYIVKRDKKADLSPTASTPDPAPENEEKTAASAKSHSIFKRLIRISVPVTAGRLVGSFSYLLESIITARSLALAGIATAAATAQYGSLQGMVIPLLLLPGVLSSSLAVSLVPSLSEASARRDLPTIHKRMHQALRLAMVTGAPFAAVMYIFAVPLCTLMYGNADTAPMLRMMAPFALFLYVQAPLQAALQAMERPGRALVNTLIGAVVKIVLILLLASQPEYGIYGAIIAIIINSILVTMLHGYSLVRLISLSIRLADLLKTLAAMIIMAAGMSYIYTSVPIAPAQWAQFLFAAGSGMALYFGICLLSGLISIRDLDRVPFIKKRR encoded by the coding sequence TTGAGGAAACAGAGCTTTATTCAAGGAACCTTGATACTGCTGGCCGCAGGCATCATTAACCGGATGCTCGGCTTTATTCCGCGAATTATTTTGCCGCGTGTGATCGGCGCCGAGGGGGTAGGCCTGTATCAGCTCGGCTATCCGTTTTTCATTGTGCTGATTACGATCATCACCGGCGGAATTCCGCTGGCCATTGCCAAAATGGTCGCTGAAGCCGAAGGAGAAGGACGCCCCGAGGAATCCCGGCGGATTCTGCACAGCGGACTGGCCCTTAGTCTTGGACTTGGTGTTTTTTTCACGCTGCTCGCATTGTTCAGCGCTTCCTGGGTCTCCAATGTGATTCTGACAGACAGCCGTGTCTATTACACCTTTGTCAGCATGACACCGATGATTGCTATTGTTGCCGTTTCTGCGATCTACAGGGGGTATTTTCAAGGCAGACAGAACATGATTCCTTCGGCGCTGTCCTCGGTCCTGGAATCGGTCATCCGGATTGTTTTTATGCTGTGGTTCTCCTGGCTGCTGCTTCCCAGAGGGGTTGCTTATGCGGCGGCAGGAGCCATGCTGGGTGTAACGGTTGGAGAGATTGTCGGCATGCTGGCGCTCTTGTGGCAATATTATTATATCGTAAAAAGGGACAAGAAAGCAGACTTATCTCCTACAGCAAGCACACCGGACCCTGCGCCGGAAAACGAGGAAAAAACAGCCGCTTCTGCCAAAAGCCATTCCATCTTCAAGCGGCTGATCCGAATTTCCGTGCCCGTCACTGCCGGACGGCTGGTGGGTTCGTTCTCTTATCTGCTGGAATCCATTATCACCGCCCGCAGTCTTGCCCTCGCCGGAATTGCCACGGCAGCCGCTACCGCACAGTACGGGTCACTGCAGGGGATGGTGATTCCTTTGCTGCTGCTGCCGGGGGTGCTCAGCTCTTCGCTTGCGGTATCGCTTGTGCCTTCCTTGTCGGAAGCTTCGGCGCGCCGTGATCTGCCCACGATTCACAAAAGAATGCACCAGGCGCTGCGCCTGGCTATGGTAACCGGCGCCCCGTTTGCTGCGGTTATGTACATTTTTGCCGTACCGCTCTGTACGCTGATGTACGGCAATGCCGACACGGCTCCGATGCTGCGGATGATGGCCCCTTTTGCATTGTTTTTATATGTCCAAGCACCTTTGCAGGCTGCCTTGCAGGCTATGGAGCGCCCCGGCAGGGCACTGGTCAACACACTGATTGGAGCGGTCGTCAAAATCGTGCTTATCCTTCTGCTTGCCTCACAGCCCGAGTATGGCATCTACGGGGCGATCATCGCAATTATCATCAACAGTATTCTGGTGACTATGCTTCATGGGTACAGCCTGGTCCGGCTGATATCATTGTCAATCAGGCTGGCCGATCTGCTCAAGACACTTGCTGCGATGATTATCATGGCTGCCGGAATGTCTTATATCTATACCTCTGTGCCAATCGCCCCTGCGCAGTGGGCCCAGTTCCTGTTCGCCGCCGGCAGCGGGATGGCGCTCTATTTCGGAATCTGCCTGCTATCGGGCCTAATCTCCATCCGGGATTTGGACCGGGTACCTTTTATCAAAAAACGGCGCTGA
- a CDS encoding adenine phosphoribosyltransferase, translated as MDFKDNIRVIPDFPQPGISFKDITTLLKDGEAYRRAIDELKALVAHLQIDVIAGPEARGFVVGAPLAYALGVGFVPIRKSGKLPYDTIEVGYDLEYGKDTLAIHTDAVKPGQNVLIADDLLATGGTIATSVSLVKQLGGNVVGAAFLIELTQLAGRNKLSGIEVHSLLTYED; from the coding sequence ATGGATTTTAAAGACAATATTCGTGTGATTCCGGATTTCCCGCAGCCGGGCATCAGCTTCAAGGATATCACGACTTTGCTGAAGGATGGCGAAGCTTACCGCCGCGCCATTGATGAGCTGAAGGCTTTGGTAGCGCATCTGCAGATCGATGTGATTGCTGGACCTGAGGCCCGCGGATTTGTAGTGGGCGCACCTCTGGCATATGCGCTGGGTGTCGGTTTCGTGCCGATCCGCAAAAGCGGCAAACTGCCGTATGATACGATTGAGGTAGGTTATGATCTGGAATACGGCAAGGACACACTGGCTATCCACACGGATGCGGTCAAGCCTGGACAGAACGTACTTATTGCCGATGATTTACTGGCAACGGGAGGCACCATCGCCACTTCGGTCAGCCTGGTGAAACAGCTTGGCGGCAATGTGGTTGGAGCGGCCTTCCTGATCGAATTGACCCAGCTTGCCGGACGGAACAAGCTTTCCGGTATCGAGGTTCATTCGCTCCTTACTTACGAAGACTAA
- the secD gene encoding protein translocase subunit SecD, with protein sequence MKRMLSFIITVLVLTGVMVFTTPGLLDKVRLGLDLKGGFEILYHAEPMEAGAELSRASLQKTAESLEKRANALGTSEPEVTTEGTDRIRLKIAGVTDEAEVRKKMKEPAVLTFRSAAPGDPQGTFSKIELVGSDFVEGAAEVQRNNLNQPEISIKIKDKDKFAEITKRLLGKEMAIYLDDQLLGNPPVVRAVLTDGTASISGNYTIDGARELADTINLGALPLKLTEKYSQSVGATLGKQSLDQTIKAGLVGSIIILIFMIGMYRLPGLLASFALILHTWLLIAVFVVADFTLTLPGIAAFILGIGMAVDANIITNERIREEMRNGKSILSSVKAGNKTSFRTVMDANVTTIIVAAVMFAFGTGAVKGFALILIVEIVLSIVTNLYFAHWLLTVLVKAGALKKPKQFGVKESDIRAL encoded by the coding sequence ATGAAGAGAATGTTGAGCTTTATTATTACCGTGCTCGTATTAACCGGGGTTATGGTATTTACAACTCCCGGGCTGCTGGACAAGGTCCGTCTGGGGCTTGACCTGAAGGGCGGCTTCGAGATTCTGTATCACGCCGAGCCCATGGAGGCGGGAGCAGAGTTATCCCGTGCTTCGCTGCAGAAGACTGCAGAGAGCCTGGAAAAACGGGCGAACGCACTCGGAACAAGCGAGCCTGAGGTTACTACAGAAGGAACGGACCGCATCCGTCTGAAGATCGCGGGCGTTACCGATGAGGCCGAAGTCCGCAAGAAGATGAAAGAACCCGCAGTTTTGACCTTCCGCAGCGCTGCTCCGGGGGATCCGCAAGGCACCTTCAGCAAGATTGAGCTTGTAGGGAGTGACTTTGTTGAGGGAGCGGCGGAGGTTCAACGCAACAATCTGAATCAGCCTGAGATCAGCATCAAGATCAAAGACAAAGACAAATTTGCGGAAATTACCAAGCGTTTGCTTGGTAAAGAAATGGCTATCTATCTCGATGATCAGCTGTTAGGTAATCCGCCAGTCGTTAGAGCGGTATTAACAGACGGCACTGCTTCAATCTCCGGTAATTATACTATTGATGGAGCACGCGAACTGGCTGATACCATTAACCTTGGTGCTTTGCCGCTGAAGCTGACGGAGAAATATTCCCAAAGCGTTGGCGCAACCCTCGGTAAACAGTCTCTTGACCAGACCATCAAAGCCGGACTTGTAGGCTCTATAATTATTCTGATATTCATGATCGGCATGTACCGGTTGCCGGGTCTTCTGGCCAGCTTCGCGCTGATCCTTCATACCTGGCTGCTGATTGCGGTATTCGTCGTTGCCGACTTTACCTTGACTCTCCCCGGTATCGCCGCATTTATTCTCGGTATAGGGATGGCGGTCGATGCCAATATCATTACCAATGAACGGATAAGGGAAGAAATGCGCAACGGCAAGAGTATTTTGTCTTCTGTCAAGGCAGGGAACAAAACCTCTTTCCGCACAGTTATGGACGCGAACGTAACCACTATTATCGTTGCGGCCGTAATGTTCGCTTTTGGTACGGGTGCGGTTAAGGGCTTTGCCCTGATCCTGATCGTGGAAATTGTGCTTAGTATCGTGACGAACCTTTATTTTGCCCATTGGCTGCTTACCGTGCTGGTCAAAGCCGGCGCTCTGAAAAAGCCGAAGCAATTTGGGGTAAAGGAGAGTGACATCCGTGCGCTTTAA
- a CDS encoding DUF421 domain-containing protein, with protein MFQHISAHIFLTVLMYIFIFLCMRIMGKREIGKLSVFDLTISIMIAEIAIFSIEDIERPIYDGLVPMATLVLIQVLVAQFSLKSRKLRLLIDGKPSILISNGKLHRGEMRKQRYNIDDLLLQLRGQNIDSPADVEFAILETSGQLTVIEKNKGISSSNQSGNSSSTAEARDKAKPSGGDGEGRVKLPSHKIRYEGLPIPLIMDGKVQDHNLEMIGKTRFWLRTQIRQKGVSDFKDVFLCSINHKGEIYVDRLDMP; from the coding sequence ATGTTCCAGCATATTTCAGCCCATATCTTTTTGACTGTGCTGATGTATATCTTCATTTTCCTGTGCATGCGGATTATGGGCAAACGGGAAATCGGCAAGCTCTCGGTATTTGATTTGACGATCTCCATCATGATTGCCGAGATTGCCATATTTTCTATAGAAGATATTGAACGGCCGATTTATGATGGATTGGTGCCAATGGCAACATTGGTGCTGATTCAGGTCCTGGTGGCGCAGTTCAGCCTGAAGAGCAGAAAGCTGCGGCTCCTGATCGACGGCAAACCCAGCATTCTGATCTCCAATGGCAAGCTGCATCGCGGGGAAATGCGCAAGCAGCGGTATAATATTGACGATCTGCTGCTCCAGCTCCGCGGACAAAATATCGACAGTCCCGCCGATGTGGAGTTTGCAATCCTGGAAACCAGCGGACAGCTTACAGTTATTGAGAAGAACAAGGGGATATCCTCCAGCAATCAGAGCGGCAACAGCAGTTCAACTGCCGAAGCCAGAGATAAGGCCAAGCCTTCCGGCGGGGACGGCGAAGGTCGCGTTAAGCTTCCAAGCCATAAAATCAGATATGAAGGCCTGCCGATTCCGCTTATCATGGACGGCAAGGTTCAGGATCACAATCTGGAAATGATCGGCAAGACGCGATTCTGGCTGAGGACCCAGATTCGCCAAAAAGGCGTGTCGGACTTCAAGGATGTGTTTCTCTGCTCCATTAACCATAAGGGAGAAATTTATGTAGACCGTCTGGATATGCCTTGA
- a CDS encoding TIGR04086 family membrane protein yields the protein MYLIRRLFSWRISSPVLSGLCRAFLWMLLGAMVLSLLLWGSGLEEQDLTMYTYIVHGVAAAFGGLTAGRRAPGKGWYHGGITGALYGIIVLLIGFLALDSAPAGIDCLWVLAAAGIAAFGGIFGVNLHKS from the coding sequence ATGTATTTAATCCGGCGTCTATTCTCGTGGAGGATATCGAGTCCAGTGTTATCAGGCTTATGCCGCGCTTTTCTGTGGATGCTGCTGGGGGCGATGGTTCTCTCCCTTTTACTCTGGGGAAGCGGACTGGAAGAACAGGATCTTACTATGTACACTTATATCGTACACGGTGTTGCCGCTGCCTTCGGCGGATTGACTGCAGGACGGAGAGCCCCCGGCAAAGGCTGGTATCACGGGGGGATCACGGGAGCGTTATACGGTATTATTGTTCTGCTGATTGGCTTTCTGGCGCTGGACAGTGCTCCTGCCGGCATCGATTGCTTGTGGGTTCTGGCAGCTGCGGGAATTGCTGCATTCGGTGGAATATTCGGGGTTAATTTACATAAATCCTAA
- the uraA gene encoding uracil permease, translating to MQREIQVNEKLPWGPGFLLSLQHLFAMFGSTVLVPNLFGVDPGMILLMNGIGTLLYILICRGKIPAYLGSSFAFISPVLGVLEKHQGDHQHGYSLALGAFIVTGVIFILVALIVRYAGTGWIDVVFPPAVMGAIVATIGLELVPVAARMSGLIAPEGATDWTPDGKAITLSMVTLGVTVIGAVLFRGFPKIIHILIGIVTGYVLAYIMQVVNTDAISSAHFFSHPTIITPSFDWQVIFTIIPVSLVVIVEHIGHLLVTSNIVGKDLTKEPGLDRSLMGNGISTILSGFFGSTPNTTYGENIGVMALTKVYSVYVIGGAAVIAILLSFSGTFSSIIANIPQPVMGGVSLLLFGVIAASGLRIFVEQKVDFSKATNMILATLVLVVGISGISLTIYGVQLKGMALATIVGMVLSLLFKLIEVLGLSNEQDSEKSAH from the coding sequence TTGCAACGCGAAATTCAAGTTAACGAGAAACTCCCTTGGGGCCCGGGCTTTCTGCTGAGTCTGCAGCATTTGTTCGCCATGTTCGGCAGCACGGTGCTTGTTCCTAATCTGTTCGGGGTAGACCCCGGTATGATCCTGTTGATGAACGGTATCGGCACACTGCTCTATATCCTGATCTGCCGCGGCAAAATTCCGGCCTATCTTGGTTCAAGCTTTGCCTTTATCTCTCCGGTGCTAGGCGTGCTGGAAAAGCATCAGGGTGATCATCAGCATGGATATTCGCTTGCTCTGGGCGCTTTTATCGTAACTGGCGTGATCTTCATTCTTGTCGCATTGATTGTCCGTTATGCCGGAACCGGCTGGATTGATGTTGTTTTTCCTCCGGCGGTTATGGGCGCTATCGTAGCGACCATAGGACTGGAGCTGGTGCCGGTTGCAGCCCGCATGTCGGGGCTCATTGCTCCTGAAGGCGCAACCGACTGGACGCCGGATGGCAAAGCGATCACCCTCTCCATGGTAACACTGGGCGTAACTGTTATTGGTGCAGTGCTCTTCCGCGGCTTTCCCAAAATCATTCATATCCTCATCGGTATCGTAACCGGTTATGTTCTGGCTTATATTATGCAAGTGGTGAACACAGATGCGATTTCCAGCGCGCACTTCTTTTCCCATCCCACTATTATCACTCCTTCCTTCGACTGGCAGGTTATCTTCACCATTATTCCGGTATCGCTTGTTGTCATTGTTGAACATATCGGCCATTTGCTTGTTACGAGCAACATTGTCGGCAAAGACCTGACCAAGGAGCCTGGACTTGACCGCTCGCTGATGGGCAACGGGATTTCCACTATTCTTTCCGGATTTTTCGGTTCCACACCCAATACCACCTATGGTGAAAATATCGGCGTTATGGCCTTGACCAAAGTATATTCGGTCTATGTCATTGGCGGTGCAGCAGTAATTGCGATCCTGCTCTCGTTCTCGGGAACTTTCTCCTCGATTATAGCCAATATTCCCCAGCCGGTTATGGGCGGTGTGTCGCTCCTGCTGTTCGGTGTAATCGCTGCATCCGGTCTGCGCATCTTTGTCGAGCAGAAGGTTGATTTCTCCAAAGCGACCAACATGATCCTGGCTACTTTGGTGCTGGTGGTCGGCATCAGCGGCATCTCGCTCACCATTTACGGTGTCCAGCTTAAAGGTATGGCGCTGGCCACCATTGTCGGAATGGTTCTGTCCCTGCTCTTCAAATTAATCGAGGTTCTCGGCTTATCCAACGAGCAGGACAGTGAAAAATCTGCACATTAA
- the recJ gene encoding single-stranded-DNA-specific exonuclease RecJ produces MLHSKSRWQSPEADPEVVRNLAQSLSVSPLLSSLLVKRGMDTPDKALLFMEGGEGEGHDPFLLKGMAEAVPRIRKALQDEEHILVYGDYDADGVSSTALMIYLLRYLGASFDIYIPHRANEGYGLHNHALDWAKQQGVSLIITVDTGISAYHQIAYANGLGMDVIVTDHHEPPELLPEAYALINPKLPDCPYPFKGLAGVGVAYKLAQALLGDKVPVEWHEIAAIGTVADLMPLQDENRSIVRKGLSSMRNSPFPGIRALLGVSGITMETVSAVNIAFGMAPRINASGRLDHAGRAVTLLTTENPDEAEELAGELDLLNKERQLVVERIVTEAAAMLELQIQQDKLPDIIVLAQQGWNVGVVGIVASKLLERYYRPVIILDIHPETGMCKGSARSIPGLDIYEALSSCADLMDHFGGHPAAAGMSLHQDKLEEFAAALNDYAAKVLTPEHFLPVTEADEEAAIADLSLQATLEMDRLAPFGMANPVPKFIVRGAAVKETRKMGQDGKHLKLVLQQDSHTIEVVAFGKGGLAELLPGGTLIDILAELSVNEWNGSRKPQLMLQDLAVPKPQLFDLRGAADAVKQAAQLHELLKPYSGVKPLRTAAVFQNSRLSPMGALQGMSLWVYDEDAGISPVRHHPADSEDAQISLLCLLDMPETPEQLDALLAAFPQADNIALLHSIRDGRDRLQMPTRDHFKVLYKSIAALATAPVPEHELLLRLTRQSSMGMRMLAKMLDVFEELEFIDRSRGTITFVTQPSAKSLTASQQFVRLGKTAEMEQYFMESSRSELQEWMLSRRLEVSRVG; encoded by the coding sequence TTGCTCCATTCAAAATCAAGATGGCAATCTCCGGAAGCCGATCCTGAAGTAGTCCGGAATTTGGCCCAGAGCCTTTCGGTTTCTCCACTCTTGTCGTCGCTGCTTGTCAAGAGAGGCATGGACACGCCTGACAAGGCGCTTCTGTTCATGGAGGGCGGGGAAGGCGAAGGGCATGACCCCTTCCTGCTTAAAGGGATGGCGGAAGCGGTTCCCCGAATCAGAAAGGCGCTGCAGGATGAAGAACATATTCTGGTATATGGCGATTATGATGCGGACGGAGTGTCCAGTACTGCGCTGATGATCTATTTGCTGCGCTACCTGGGCGCTTCTTTTGATATTTATATTCCACACCGAGCAAATGAAGGCTACGGGCTGCATAATCATGCTCTGGACTGGGCGAAGCAGCAAGGTGTATCGCTTATCATCACTGTAGATACCGGAATCAGTGCGTACCATCAGATTGCTTATGCAAATGGGCTGGGAATGGATGTGATCGTGACGGATCACCATGAACCGCCGGAGCTTCTGCCTGAAGCGTATGCCTTAATCAATCCTAAGCTGCCGGACTGCCCATACCCGTTCAAGGGATTAGCAGGAGTCGGAGTGGCATACAAGCTTGCTCAGGCGCTGCTTGGGGATAAGGTTCCGGTGGAATGGCACGAAATCGCTGCCATCGGCACGGTTGCTGACTTGATGCCGCTTCAGGACGAGAACCGGAGTATTGTGCGCAAAGGCCTCTCAAGCATGCGGAACTCCCCCTTCCCTGGTATCCGGGCCCTGCTTGGGGTGAGCGGAATCACGATGGAGACCGTAAGTGCGGTGAATATTGCTTTTGGCATGGCACCGCGCATCAATGCCAGCGGCCGTCTGGATCATGCCGGGCGGGCAGTTACTCTGCTGACTACGGAGAATCCGGATGAGGCTGAAGAGCTTGCCGGAGAGCTGGATTTGCTCAACAAGGAACGCCAGCTGGTCGTCGAAAGAATTGTAACGGAAGCTGCCGCCATGCTGGAGCTGCAGATTCAGCAGGATAAGCTGCCCGATATCATCGTGCTTGCCCAACAGGGCTGGAATGTCGGGGTAGTGGGCATCGTTGCCTCCAAGCTGCTGGAGCGTTATTACCGGCCGGTGATTATTCTGGATATTCACCCGGAGACAGGCATGTGCAAAGGGTCGGCCCGTTCCATTCCGGGTCTGGATATCTATGAGGCATTATCCTCATGCGCAGATTTAATGGATCATTTCGGCGGTCACCCGGCTGCTGCGGGCATGAGTCTCCATCAGGATAAGCTGGAAGAATTTGCAGCGGCATTAAATGACTATGCCGCTAAGGTACTGACGCCGGAGCATTTCCTCCCCGTGACGGAGGCTGACGAAGAGGCGGCCATTGCCGATTTGTCGCTGCAGGCCACGCTCGAAATGGATCGGCTGGCTCCATTCGGTATGGCTAATCCGGTACCAAAATTCATTGTCCGCGGCGCAGCTGTCAAAGAAACCCGCAAGATGGGGCAGGACGGCAAGCATTTGAAGCTTGTCCTCCAACAGGACAGCCATACGATTGAAGTGGTTGCCTTCGGCAAAGGAGGGCTTGCCGAACTGCTTCCGGGCGGAACGCTGATTGATATTCTGGCAGAGCTGTCGGTGAATGAATGGAACGGCTCGCGGAAGCCGCAGCTCATGCTGCAGGATTTGGCCGTGCCGAAGCCACAGCTCTTTGATCTGCGCGGTGCAGCGGATGCGGTGAAGCAGGCTGCACAGCTTCATGAGCTGCTCAAGCCTTATAGCGGTGTTAAGCCTCTCAGAACAGCGGCGGTCTTCCAGAACAGCCGTTTATCCCCTATGGGCGCTCTTCAGGGCATGTCCCTTTGGGTATATGATGAAGACGCTGGAATCTCCCCGGTTCGGCATCATCCGGCGGATTCAGAAGATGCACAGATATCTTTGCTCTGTCTGCTTGATATGCCCGAAACGCCGGAGCAGCTTGATGCGCTGCTTGCTGCGTTCCCGCAGGCGGACAACATTGCCCTGCTGCATTCGATCCGGGATGGCCGTGACCGGCTGCAGATGCCGACACGAGACCATTTCAAAGTACTTTATAAATCAATAGCCGCTCTAGCGACGGCTCCGGTTCCCGAGCATGAGCTGCTGCTGCGGCTTACCCGGCAATCTTCCATGGGGATGCGGATGCTGGCCAAAATGCTCGACGTGTTCGAGGAGCTTGAGTTCATAGACCGCAGCCGGGGGACGATTACGTTTGTTACGCAGCCCTCCGCTAAAAGCCTTACAGCTTCACAGCAGTTTGTGAGGCTGGGCAAAACTGCCGAAATGGAGCAGTATTTCATGGAGAGCAGCCGCAGTGAGCTGCAGGAGTGGATGTTATCCCGCCGCCTGGAGGTATCCCGGGTGGGATAA